The Shewanella sp. MTB7 genome includes a window with the following:
- a CDS encoding 8-oxoguanine deaminase, translating into MQAKSNRIWIKNPLDCLDPSYAAGIVVQDDIIKELIAADCQPLSVVDEVIDAREHVLIPGLINSHHHFYQTLTRAFPAALNKALFPWLQSLYPVWAKLTPEMVATSTTIALSELLLSGCTTASDHHYLFPNGLENAIDIQIEQARKLGIRVHLTRGSMSLGEDQGGLPPRTTIQTDQQILDDSQRLIKRYHQHEEGAMTRIALAPCSPFSVSEELMRATGDLAEEFDVRLHTHLAETHDETEFCIKMFGVRPVDYLERVGWLNNRTWLAHGIHFNEQEISRLGEAGVGVCHCPSSNMLLASGQCPTLALEAAGSPVGLGVDGSASNDGSNMIGEVRQALLLQRLRYGACQITHQKAFNWATKGSAACLGRDDIGEIAVGKQADIALFKLDEIRFAGSGSPVAALLLCGATKADKVMVAGQWRVLDGKVLDLDLNQLMAQQIELAMQLAKS; encoded by the coding sequence ATGCAGGCTAAATCTAATCGTATATGGATTAAAAACCCTCTCGACTGCCTCGATCCATCTTATGCCGCTGGAATAGTTGTTCAAGACGATATTATCAAAGAGTTGATCGCTGCAGACTGTCAACCTCTTAGCGTTGTTGATGAGGTTATCGATGCACGTGAACATGTCCTTATACCTGGCTTAATTAACAGTCACCATCATTTCTATCAAACCTTAACTCGTGCCTTTCCTGCAGCATTAAACAAAGCGTTATTTCCATGGCTGCAGAGCTTGTACCCAGTATGGGCAAAACTCACTCCTGAAATGGTTGCGACTTCAACAACAATTGCCTTAAGTGAATTGCTACTTTCTGGCTGTACAACAGCAAGTGATCACCATTATTTATTTCCTAATGGTTTAGAAAATGCCATTGATATTCAAATAGAACAAGCACGTAAACTTGGTATAAGAGTCCATTTAACCCGTGGTTCTATGAGCTTAGGAGAGGATCAAGGAGGATTACCACCACGAACCACCATTCAAACTGATCAACAGATATTAGACGATAGCCAAAGGCTGATTAAAAGATACCATCAACATGAAGAGGGCGCGATGACCAGAATTGCATTGGCACCCTGTTCACCTTTTTCTGTTAGCGAAGAGTTAATGCGAGCCACAGGTGATTTAGCTGAAGAATTTGATGTCAGGCTTCACACTCACCTCGCAGAAACACACGACGAAACAGAGTTTTGCATAAAGATGTTTGGTGTGCGCCCAGTTGATTACCTTGAGCGAGTTGGCTGGTTAAATAATCGTACATGGTTAGCTCATGGTATTCACTTTAATGAACAAGAGATTTCTCGTTTGGGAGAGGCTGGGGTTGGAGTTTGTCATTGTCCTTCATCTAATATGTTGTTGGCATCAGGCCAATGTCCAACTTTAGCACTGGAAGCCGCTGGAAGCCCTGTTGGTTTAGGCGTTGATGGTTCGGCATCAAATGACGGTTCAAATATGATTGGTGAAGTTCGTCAAGCACTGTTACTGCAACGCTTGCGCTATGGAGCTTGTCAGATCACCCATCAGAAAGCATTTAATTGGGCAACTAAAGGCTCTGCAGCATGTTTAGGTCGTGATGACATTGGGGAAATTGCAGTCGGTAAACAAGCAGATATTGCTTTATTCAAACTTGATGAAATTCGCTTTGCCGGTTCAGGTTCCCCTGTCGCAGCCCTATTGCTTTGCGGCGCAACAAAAGCAGATAAAGTGATGGTGGCAGGTCAATGGCGAGTGTTGGACGGTAAAGTACTTGATTTGGATCTGAATCAACTGATGGCCCAGCAAATAGAGTTAGCAATGCAACTTGCAAAAAGCTAA
- a CDS encoding uracil-xanthine permease family protein, with protein MDTNIPVKNNDLLYGLHDRPKPLQALFAAFQHILASFVGITTPALIIGGVLGLGSELPYLISMALFVSGVGTFIQAKRIGPIGSGLLCVQGTSFAFLSAVLAAGFIVKNRGGTSEDILAMIFGVCFFASFVEMFISRIIHKLQNIITPVVTGIVITTIGLSLIKVGMTDIAGGFGNEDIGAAKYLIVGGVTLATIIGINRFRNPILRLSGIMIGMLVGYITAYFMGMVHFHLPDVPIISVPMPFKYGFNFDLAAFIPVAIISVVTAIETTGDLTANSMVSKEPTQGPLYIKRIKGGVLGDGVNSCLAATFGSFPMSTFSQNNGVIQLTGVASRYVAFYIGVLFILLGLFPIIGAILQTLPKPVLGGATLVMFGTVASAGVRILASAKLDRRDLLIMAVSFGLGLGVVAVPEVTNSFTPLFKSIFSSSVTVAGLSAILMSLIIPQEKSKQVQEDISEVTIDAESVK; from the coding sequence GTGGATACTAATATACCAGTAAAGAATAATGACTTGTTATATGGACTACACGATCGTCCCAAACCACTACAGGCTTTGTTTGCCGCTTTTCAGCATATATTGGCCAGTTTTGTCGGCATTACTACCCCCGCATTAATCATCGGCGGAGTTCTAGGCTTAGGCAGTGAACTGCCTTATCTAATCTCTATGGCTCTGTTTGTTTCAGGAGTAGGGACATTTATACAAGCTAAACGTATAGGCCCAATTGGTTCAGGCTTATTGTGTGTGCAAGGCACAAGTTTTGCTTTTTTGAGTGCGGTACTCGCTGCCGGATTTATTGTAAAAAACAGAGGTGGAACTTCTGAAGATATTTTAGCCATGATTTTTGGGGTGTGTTTCTTTGCCTCATTTGTGGAGATGTTTATCAGCCGCATCATCCATAAGCTTCAAAACATCATTACTCCCGTTGTTACAGGCATAGTCATTACGACTATCGGTTTATCCTTAATTAAAGTGGGCATGACTGATATTGCTGGGGGATTCGGTAATGAAGATATAGGCGCGGCTAAATATCTGATTGTTGGTGGAGTCACTTTAGCCACCATTATAGGTATCAACCGCTTTAGGAATCCTATTTTACGCCTATCTGGCATCATGATCGGGATGCTAGTGGGATATATAACGGCTTATTTTATGGGAATGGTCCATTTCCATTTACCAGATGTCCCCATTATTTCAGTACCAATGCCATTTAAATATGGATTCAATTTTGATTTAGCAGCATTTATTCCGGTAGCCATTATCTCAGTGGTCACGGCCATTGAGACTACAGGAGATTTAACTGCCAACTCTATGGTTTCTAAAGAACCAACCCAGGGGCCGCTCTATATTAAACGAATTAAAGGTGGAGTCTTAGGAGATGGAGTAAACTCTTGTTTAGCTGCGACTTTTGGTAGCTTTCCAATGTCAACATTCAGCCAAAATAATGGTGTCATTCAGCTTACTGGTGTTGCCAGTCGTTATGTTGCTTTCTATATTGGTGTTCTGTTCATTTTGTTAGGGCTATTTCCCATTATAGGCGCAATTTTACAAACATTACCTAAACCAGTGCTAGGCGGGGCGACTTTAGTCATGTTTGGCACGGTAGCATCAGCAGGCGTTCGCATTTTAGCCAGTGCTAAACTTGATCGACGCGATCTTCTCATTATGGCCGTCTCTTTTGGATTAGGGCTTGGAGTTGTTGCTGTACCTGAAGTGACTAATTCATTCACTCCCTTATTTAAAAGTATTTTCAGTTCATCCGTTACCGTTGCTGGCCTATCTGCTATTTTGATGAGTTTGATTATTCCTCAAGAGAAAAGTAAACAAGTACAGGAAGATATATCAGAAGTAACGATAGATGCTGAAAGCGTAAAATAG